In Conger conger chromosome 12, fConCon1.1, whole genome shotgun sequence, one DNA window encodes the following:
- the LOC133105651 gene encoding single-stranded DNA-binding protein 2 isoform X2, whose protein sequence is MPVGPVPPGFFQPFMSPRYPGGPRPPLRIPNQALGGVPGNQPLLPSGMDPTRQQGHPGMGGAMQRMTAPRGMVPLGPQGYGGGMRPPINALGGPGMPGMNMGPGGRPWPNPPNANSIPYSSASPGSYVGPPGGGGPPGTPIMPSPADSTNSGENMYTMINAVPPGANRSNFPMGPGADAPMGGMAGMEPHHMNGSLGSGDMDSLPKNSPGNMSMSNQPGTPRDDGEMGGNFLNPFQNESYSPNMTMSV, encoded by the exons CCTTTCATGTCTCCTCGTTACCCTGGTGGCCCCAGACCTCCCCTCAGAATACCCAATCAG GCGCTGGGGGGAGTGCCAGGAAACCAGCCGTTACTGCCCAGTGGAATGGACCCCACAAGACAGCAAG GTCATCCAGGCATGGGAGGGGCTATGCAGCGGATGACTGCCCCAAGGGGGATGGTCCCACTTGGGCCGCAG GGGTACGGAGGGGGAATGCGGCCCCCCATCAACGCGCTAGGTGGCCCAGGAATGCCTGGAATGAACAT ggGCCCTGGTGGTCGACCCTGGCCAAACCCTCCCAACGCCAACTCG ATCCCCTACTCTTCAGCGTCTCCGGGGAGCTATGTG GGCCCACCTGGAggaggggggcccccaggaACTCCCATAATGCCCAGCCCAGCAG ACTCCACAAACTCTGGGGAAAACATGTACACTATGATCAATGCAGTGCCCCCGGGGGCTAACCGATCAAAC TTCCCCATGGGCCCGGGAGCCGACGCCCCCATGGGGGGTATGGCCGGCATGGAGCCACACCACATGAATGGATCACTAG GGTCTGGTGACATGGACAGTCTGCCCAAG AACTCTCCTGGCAACATGAGCATGAGCAACCAGCCCGGAACTCCCCGAGACGATGGCGAGATGGGCGGGAACTTCCTCAATCCCTTTCAGAATGAAAGT TACTCTCCAAACATGACCATGAGCGTGTGA